The sequence below is a genomic window from Drosophila nasuta strain 15112-1781.00 unplaced genomic scaffold, ASM2355853v1 ctg19_pilon, whole genome shotgun sequence.
gtgttacatacatacaacatatatataatatcttATCCATCTccgtatacgtatataaacagcagcaatcacaccGAGCAATAAAGATTCacgctgctgtttgtgttttacttaaacaattttgtttttccaacAGCGATTTGTTCCTCGTCTGTTTCCTTGTGTCGGCTTTGCTCACTATCCAGTGACAGCCGAAGTTCTTCTCCATTTTGTGCTTGCTTTCGGCTGTCCGCTTTACCGCGAGTCTTTGTTGAGAAAAGACTCTAAAGTGACTGCCGAAGCATAGTATGTCCAAGAGCCAAAAGAGCGAAAAGGACTCAAAACACTCGTTAAAGCTTCCGACCACAGCTCGTCGCCTGTCGTCCGCTTCGCCCGCTCCTTCGGGGTCCAAATCCGCCACCCCTGCCGCTCAACTCCGAGTAAAAGTCGTCGCCGTCTGCTTCTGCGAAGACTCCGCCGTTGCGCACATCTTCGTCTGCTCCACGTAGTCAGGCAACTACCCGTTCCGTCCAAGCTAAACTTAGCGAAACCCGTGCGATGGCTCTCAGCAACTTCGTCAGTGTCTCCGACAGACTGGTGCACTTTGAGAGTCGGGTCAGAGGGCCTGCAGCCGAAGACGACAATGTACACACGTACGAGATCCGTCGTGCCCGGCTGCAAGCCCTCTGGGACAATGTCGAAGCCGCCTATTCCACATGCGCTGATGCACTGCATCAAGACGGCGACAGTGAAGGCACACAAGCTATGGAGGCGAAATACGATCACTGCTATGCAGTGTATGAGCGGTGTCTCGCCCATGTTAAGGGACAATTACCCAGGTTTCGGGTCCAGCAGGAGAGAAGCATCCGTTCCTCCTGTATACTCCAGTGGCTGCCGGCTTACTTGCGGTGGCGATCCTTCCGTGACCTTTTCACGGCCATCTATGTCAACAATCCAAGGTTGACTCcggttgagaaacttttccattTGAATTCGAAGACCGCAGATAAGGCCAATGAAATAGTAGCCAAATTTCCGCTGACGAACGATGGTTTCGCGTCGGCTTGGGGTGCTCTCTGCGAACGTTTTGAGAGCAAGCGCTTGTTAATAACAAGCCAGTTGAAACTCCTGTTCAACCTGTCCACGGTTACCCAAGAGTCGGGAGCAGCTATCAAGGAGCTGCAGAGCACGATCCAGCGTTGCTTGACCGCTCTTGAGCATTCAGACATCTCCGTCTGTAGCCCGTTCGCAGATTGCATCCTCGTTTTCCTCTGCTCGTCCAAACTCCCCAAGCTCACACTCTCGTTGTGGGAGCAATCCTTGGTGGACAAAGCGAGAATTCCCGCATGGCAGGATATGAGCACGTTCCTCAATGAGCGCTATCGTACGCTCGAAGCGATTTAAGACATGAAACAGACTGCAAACCCACAGAACGCGACTGCAGGACCATCCCGTCCGCAGAATTCCAAGCGGGTCAACTCTTTTGAGGCCCGAGTCACTCCGAAAGGCAAATCGTGCGACTTGTGCTCAAAGGAGAATCACCCTGTCCGGGTGTGTCCGCGTTTTTGCAAATGTCGGTCAACGAGAGAATGACATACATCAAACAGAAAAGTCTCTGTTTAAACTGTTTCGCAAGAGGTCACCAACTTACATGCAAAGGGCGGCACAACACTCTTCTCCATCGGGGCGACAGTGCCCACAATGGTGCCTCCTCATCTTCCAATATACAGTCCACTCCGAATCcaacggcaacaaatgtgCACAATTTCTTTGCCAATAATGCTCAGAATGTCCTTCTCGGCACGGCGGTCATCAACGTATGCCACTTGGGCACTTCATACACCGCACGTGCGCTAATTGATTCCGGGTCCGAAGCGAACTTCAATTCTGAGCGTCTGATCCAACGCATTAAGTTGCCTTTCAAGTCCGTGCGAGCCCAAGTATCCGGGTTAAATCACGCAGTTGCGGCCCAATCGCAGAAGTTATGTCACTTCAGCATTGGTTCTCCGACGAAGCCGAGGCTCCATATTGAGACTTCGGCATTCGTAATTCCACAGTTGGCAGGCAAACTGCCCTCTTTCGATATACCGCAAAGTTTCCTAAGGGATCTACCAGCGATAGAACTGGCAGATCCACACTTCTACAAGAGCGCTCAGATTGATATTCTAattggcgcggatatccttccGTCGGTCATCCTGAGCGGCTCccggccaaacatttgtggctcacCTTGGGCAGGAAACCGTGTTTGGCTGGATTCTTACCGGCCCCGTCTCCCAGAATGTGTCGACAACTGTTTCTGCGTTTTCGACAAGAGTCGCCCTCCAAGCAGACGAACAGCTCGACAGCCTactttccaaattttgggagGTGGAGGATATTCCAGCGAAGCTGATAAGACTACTTCTCGTAGCAAATGTGGCAGATATCGGGTGACTCTTCCATTCCGGAAGCCCGATGGCATTGAACTGGGTCATTCCAGATCTATAGCGTTGGCTCAATTCCTCAAGAACGAGAATCGTTTGTCAAGAAACGATACTCTAAAGGAACAGTACAATGCCGTTCTCCAGGAGTACGTGGACTTGGGTCATATGACACCCATATCGCCTCAGATAGCACCACAACGAAGGTGCGGGTCGTTTTCAACGCATTCAGGGCCCATTCTCCAATCGGATCTCACGTTGCAGATCCTCAGATGGCGATACTATCGATATGTGTTCAATGCGGACATAACGAAGATGTATCGCCAAATCCTCATGGACTCGAAGCACAAACCGTTCCAACGAATTCTGTTCCGTACGTCGGACGGTGAGATCCGTGACTTCGAGTTGCACACAGTGACATTCGGTGTCAACTGTGCGCCTTTCCTGGCTCTACGAGTCCTCTCGCAAGCCGAGTTTTTCCAACAACATGTACGTGGACGACGTCCTGGCGGGGACACACACGACAGAAGAGGCCATCTGGACCATTGCGGAAGTGTGTGCAGCCCTGAACAGCGCTGGCTTCCCGCTGAGGAAGTGAACGTCGAACCATAAGAGCGTGCTGAAGGACATTCCAAAGGACCATCTACTTCGAGAAGATTTCCTCGAACTCGAAGACTCCAGTACGGCGAAAACTCTGGGCATCAGGTGGCAAGCTCACGATGACGAGTTCTTCTTCATGCCACCGGAAGTTGCCCATCAGGACTCCTACACGAAGAGGGAAGTGCTTTCGCAAATCGCTAAGCTTTTCGACCCAGCCGGGTGGCTAGCCCCTTTCGTTATCCGAGCCAAGACACGAGTGAAGCTCCAGTACCACGGATTCTGTGATGCGTCAGAAAGGGCGTATGGAGCAGCGATCTATGTCCGTGTGGAGATGGCGAGCAAGGTTTCCACACATCTCCTTACTGCGAAGACAAAGGTGGCTCCTGTCAAGTCTCTCTCAGTGCCACGTTTGGAGCTTTGTGGTGCAGTCCTGTTGGATGAGTTATCTGCAGCCCTCCTCCTGAATCTGCCAGCAGAAAGTTTCCAGACTTTCTTTGGACtgattcaacaattgttctcGCCTGGTTCAACAAGCCACCCTGCAGATGGACAACCTTGTGGCCAATCGTGTGGCCAAAATCGTCCACGCCAGCGACGCCAAGAACTGGTCGCATGTGCGATCCGAGCACAATCCGGCAGATCTTGCAAGCCGAGGTGTCCTGCCACAAGAATTGATGTGTAATCCTTTGTGGTGGCATGGACCAGAGTGGCTTCATCTCCCGTCGGATCAATGGCCAACATCTCCAAGTCCCATTCCGGAGGTTCTGCTGGAGCAGCGGATTAAGTGCAACGTCGCTAAGTTACCTCCTACTCCTGACTTCCTGAATAAGTTCTCTGAGTTTGGCAATGCACTGCGCACGTCTGCCTATGTTCTCAGATTCAGTGATAGAAGTCGGAAGTTGGCAGTTCCGAGCTCTACCGTGGTCCAAGCGGATGAGCTGTCACGGATCCAAGAGCGGCTAATCGTCATGGCTCAACGACAAACTTTTCAACAAGAATACCACTGTCTGCAGTCCAAGCAGCAGGTTCCTTCCTCAAGTTCAATCCGAAACTTGAACCCTTTCCTCGATGGCAAGGGGATTCTACGGGCCTGTGGGCGTCTGAGGGCGTCCCACTCGCTGCGTTATGATGAGAGTCATCCAATCAGCCTCTCGTATTCCTCGTACTTTGCACGACTATTGGTTCGTTTCACCCATCGTATATCCTTACATGGGGGTAACCAAGTCGTCATGCGGCTGATCCGCTCCAGATTCTGGATTCCAAAATTGAAGGTCCTCGTCAAATCCACCATCAACTCTTGCAAGGTTTGCGTGATCTACAAGAAGAGATTGCAGACTCAAATGATGGGGACTTGCCCAAGGAAAGGGCGTCCTACTCGAGACCTTTCACGCACACTGGAGTCGACTTCGCCGGCccattcaaataaaaattacactGGCCGAGCCAACCTCATCACCGCTTCAGCACGAAGGCGATCCACTTGGAGGCAACATCGGATCTCACGACGGAGAAATTCCTGGCCGCATTCTCCCGTTTCATCGCACGGCGCGGGTGTCCATACCAGATGTACTCGGACAACGGAAAACCTTCGTTGGAGCTGACAAGGTGATCTCCAACGACTTCTTGGAAGCGACGAGGGAGTGCATCATCGCACAACACGCCCACGAGAGCCTATCCTGGCACGTCAAACCGCCGGGCGCCCCGCATATGGGTGGATTATGGGAAGCCGGCGTAAAGAGTTTTAAGGCACTCTTTTACAAGGCGACATCCACCTCAAAATATACGTTCGAAGAGTTGTCCACTCTTCTCACTAAGATCGAAGCCTGCCTGAATTCGAGGCCGATTTCCCTATGTCCGAGGATCCTTCGGACTTACTAGCGCTCACTCCTGGCCATTTCCTCATAGGTGGCCCTCTTATTTCGGTGTTGGAACCACCAATTAACCAACCGGCCACCTCCATCCTCAATCGGTGGCAGCGACTGAAGGCTCTCcaccaacaattttgtttccgTTGGAAAGATGAGTACCTGAAGGAACTGCACAAACGGACGAAATGGCAATCCCTACACGGAACCTTCGGATCGGTGACATGGTCGTCATAAAAGAAGACAACCTCCCCTCGAACGAGTGGCGCCTAGGACGGGTGCTGACGACGTGTCCAGGCACCGATGCCAAGGTCCGAGTTTTAGATGTGCTCACGGCGCGGGGTGCTATCCGAAGACCCGTTGCCAAACTCATTCTACTCCCGATGGACAGCAAGACTGACCCCTCCACGTCAGAAGGACTGAAGGACGAATAACCTCTTATTCCGTATTCCTATTCGTCGTCCTGTATTGTCCTATGCTGTCCTGTTCCGTGTGTCATTGACAACACAAAGAGGCTACTACAATAATCATTtagtttttcttcttgtttcatttcatgtaGTATGCCATCACATACATCCACCCACCGGGACCGCCCCGCTGGCACCAGCTCGTTCCGGTGTCGCGTGTGCCGTAGGATCCACCCACTCCGGAAGTGTCAGCGATTCCTGAGGCTGACAGCGGAGAAACGGTTGAGAGCAGTACTCATCAACAAGTTCTGCTCTAACTGTCTGGCCCACCAACACTCCGGGCAACTCTGCCGCAGCGCGGGAAGGTGCAGGGTGTGTCGTGGGACCACCACACGCTGCTGCACTTCAAGGCGGCATGCAGCGTTCGCCCCAATCGTCAGCGACCGCCGCACGGCCACGATCCCGTACCCCAACACGGCCACGTTCGCGAACCCCACCACGGCCACGTTCCCGAACCCCAGCACGGTCACGTTCCCGAACTCCAGCACGGTCACGTTCCGCTCGCCGTCTCCCCAGCGACCGGCCTCACCTACGCCCGAGGGGCTTTTCCGACGTCGCTCCCATCCTTGCTGCAGGACAAGGCTGTGAGCATTCTTCCAACGGCCAACATCCTAATCGACACCGGATGTAAGACATTCGAGATGCGACCGCTTATCGACCCGTGCGCGGCGACAAGCCGTATCAGCGCATCATTGGCAACGGCCTACCGGCTATCCGTCACCCGCGTTGGTACGGAAGGCGTCTGCACGGCGATCATCCGCTCGCGGACATCCGAGTTCCGTCGAAGGTGCTGCTGCAGGTGGACTCTCAATTCTACTGCCGTCCCGTCGATGGCGAAAACTTGGAGCAGTTCCGCAGCATTACGCTCGCCGACGAACGCTGGTTCCAACTATCGATGGTGTCCCTGGTGTTCGGCACTGATGTGTATCCTCACATCATCCAACCCGGCCTCCTGCCGAGCACCAacggtttgccaatggcccagaATTCCACCTTGGGTTGGATTCTGTCCGGTCCATTTGGACAATGATACcgtttgcaactcattgcaaggggaggatgttgatgccagatgactgcaggccagctgacagtgtggtcgcgatcgaaagttatcgatagcgacaaagctAGTAGACACACTGTTCTTGGTTTCCTCTGGagatggtcaccctgccctttttagtgcttttctgCTTTTATCATATGTTCAAATATTCTTCTGCGCACATGACAAGTATTTTTCAAGTGTCGAATAAAAGTTTGTAAAAGTGAACAAACCCGCTacatatcaaatttaaagtgtttttatttactggAAAGACGCCCCCTACACAcacttcacctttacatttagtaatgggagttgtgaggtgatgtgacgacctttattataaataatcattctgttgctcgtaaatgaagacgaattgataCAGTTTcctcgaaaattgattaagtCCCCTCCTGATCTgttatccgtacttcgagcgtgcttatttctctagtgttgataggtaaataaatcaagtttcgtggtgtaatacttattttatatCCCGGAGGAACATTGATCCCAAATTCAAGAAGCACTCAGAATGTTGCATTCAATcgaattgtatttacttttaaaatattcacagtgttatctgagacataaatttcattgttgtgcggttttagaatacgttcaccaaatccaaatagctttccaatTCTTCGTtaacgattaaaatatactgtttctttttagtggtaactctaactttcagcgtattgttgttggtttctatttttaacgcatcataagaaccatacccctttaggacattaataatatatgttgcaatctcttcgagttcatacgatccaacaggtatttctatacatttatttccaatatgaaatagattgttccctctatctacgtttggtatagaattgtatgtgtgtatgtcgGTTATAACTCATgagtttccatttaatgcaaatgttagtgatgtagacattttgaagtctgagtttggaCTATTGTTTAATCATCAAATCATcagttttatatacatatttttaaagtataatgaattgatcaaaaccttttctgtatcgcccatttttcatatcatcatctttagagattagtagaaatccaaatttctcctcccagcattttcgtgaaatttccaaaaatgattcatagtccatgtcactgtttacgtgatctcgatatatatgacgcgtgttcaaatcatcttgtttaaacattataataaaattagcattgtcaggtattaaatgtttcggtatatgtgtgtatgtttgacataaatagaatgaatcaatattttatgtcttcccatacaaaaatagtttcggatattatcctgcttttcacatgccacatcatcaatcgtgcggtgataacactccatcgtttccggagaacgtaaaatatcccattccttgaattggtttgataagtttttccaaatattcatatttgggttggtataaactctttgaaaatacacaaatattttcaaatttgagaccattgggaatctctataagactaagcatcacattggttttccacaatttgatggtccaacaattaatgctctaattgtattgagtagcaaaacactatgtcgaggttgttgattattctctccatgtccaccaccctcaatgtttcgtactagtatgcttttctttgtcttaaaaacgcatgttagtgagagaagtacttcattcaatgggaaacgtttgttgattgaggttgctataaaatggccaaacgttttatacccgctacccatagggtagaagggtattataactttgtgccggcaggaaatgtatgtaacaggtagaaggaggcatatctccgaccctataaagtatatatattcttgatcagcgtcaacagccgagacgatatagccatgtccgtctgtccgtctgtgtgtctgtccgtctgtgtgtctgtccgtctgtccgtctgtccgtatgaacacctagatctcagagactataagagatagaggtataattttttgtcgatagcatttgttatgtttgcacgcagatcaagttttttcaaatttttgccacgcccacttccgccccggaaatcaaaaaaacgaataacaagcgcaattttaaagctagagttgcgaattttggtatatactataattactatagtagttatgatttttgaaaatttagttgcgaacagataaaaattgtggaagttattaaagaaatccttttgtatgggcaaaaacgcctacttactaggggtctgagttgctttggccgacaatctggcagATTGTaccgtttatggtatattttgaatggtgtcctgtatcgatataccaaacatatcatttggtatatttttagtatttttagtattttcggtatattttgaaaataataccacaatatttGGCCCTTAttaaaataggtagcgggtatctcacagtcgagcacactcgactgtaactttcttacttgttataatttaattagttcaacatcaaaactcaaacagggtagtggtcttgtaaacaatataatagactctctaccttttgaggctcatatacctggatacaattactgcggacctggaacaaagttagagaaacgattagcacgTGGTGATCGTGGAATCAATGCTTTGGATGAAGcgtgtagagagcatgatattgcGTATTTAAAcagtaaagagttgagtgaacgtcataaagctgactcagttttaattgaaaattacacGAAAAATCGTGTAAAAGCGTTAGACAGTAGTAttggagagagagcagcagcatactttgtaacaaacatgatgGAGAcgaaaaaaatttggaatgggatcaaatcaggaaaacatcattgactacaataattaagaaggctacaaaggaattgaaaagaataaaccgcttgatatcttgagtgcaataaaagttgcacgtaaagcagtatCGCACTCGATGGGATataggaaaaatgttgttattccacgggttataaatgtacccaagataggtgggttcttaCCACTTGTACCAATTTTAACAGCCCTGAGCGTTGTGGGTAGTTTGGCGTCAGGTAGCGCaacaatagtaaaatctattaacaatgcaaagatggctaaaaaaatggaaacggttgcattgggagctggcttgtatttacaaccatacaaatatggatatggtatatcatttgctagaaataatcaaagacaaaaacgcgttcaaaa
It includes:
- the LOC132797774 gene encoding uncharacterized protein LOC132797774 is translated as MTYIKQKSLCLNCFARGHQLTCKGRHNTLLHRGDSAHNGASSSSNIQSTPNPTATNVHNFFANNAQNVLLGTAVINVCHLGTSYTARALIDSGSEANFNSERLIQRIKLPFKSVRAQVSGLNHAVAAQSQKLCHFSIGSPTKPRLHIETSAFVIPQLAGKLPSFDIPQSFLRDLPAIELADPHFYKSAQIDILIGADILPSVILSGSRPNICGSPWAGNRVWLDSYRPRLPECVDNCFCVFDKSRPPSRRTARQPTFQILGGGGYSSEADKTTSRSKCGRYRVTLPFRKPDGIELGHSRSIALAQFLKNENRLSRNDTLKEQYNAVLQEYVDLGHMTPISPQIAPQRRCGSFSTHSGPILQSDLTLQILRWRYYRYVFNADITKMYRQILMDSKHKPFQRILFRTSDGEIRDFELHTVTFGVNCAPFLALRVLSQAEFFQQHVRGRRPGGDTHDRRGHLDHCGKDFLELEDSSTAKTLGIRWQAHDDEFFFMPPEVAHQDSYTKREVLSQIAKLFDPAGWLAPFVIRAKTRVKLQYHGFCDASERAYGAAIYVRVEMASKVSTHLLTAKTKVAPVKSLSVPRLELCGAVLLDELSAALLLNLPAETTLQMDNLVANRVAKIVHASDAKNWSHVRSEHNPADLASRGVLPQELMCNPLWWHGPEWLHLPSDQWPTSPSPIPEVLLEQRIKCNVAKLPPTPDFLNKFSEFGNALRTSAYVLRFSDRSRKLAVPSSTVVQADELSRIQERLIVMAQRQTFQQEYHCLQSKQQVPSSSSIRNLNPFLDGKGILRACGRLRASHSLRYDESHPISLSYSSYFARLLVRFTHRISLHGGNQVVMRLIRSRFWIPKLKVLVKSTINSCKHEGDPLGGNIGSHDGEIPGRILPFHRTARVSIPDVLGQRKTFVGADKVISNDFLEATRECIIAQHAHESLSWHVKPPGAPHMGGLWEAGVKSFKALFYKATSTSKYTFEELSTLLTKIEACLNSRPISLCPRILRTY